The sequence ACATGCCTCTTGTGCACAGTGTGAAGCCGAGACATGGTCACTTCCAAAGCCTCTACAGCTTCCAGAGACATTCCTTGGCAAAGAGAAACGTCTAAGTATTGCAGCTGTTGACAGCACTGGCTCAATGCACCCAACGTACTGTTGGTTAATTTTTTGCAACCTTGAACTCCTAAGTACTTCAAACGAGGAAGACTCCGTACTGCTCCTGCAACTCCATTGTCTGTAAGCTGAAAGTGAGCAACATTCAGTAATGAAAGTCTCTCATTGAAACCTTCCATTAATTTACACTAATAAATGATACTTGtagtgtataaacattataaacatttacctACACTAATAAAGGATACTTGTactgtataaataacattataaaaaacaattacCAACACTAATGGAGGATACTTGTAGTGTATaagtaacattataaacaacaatCACCTACACTAATAAAGGATACTTGTAGTGTATAagtaacattataaacatttacctACACTAACAAAGGATACTTGTAgggtataaataacattatgaaaAACAATTACCAATGCTAATAAAGGATACTTGtaatgtataaataacatcaaaaacAACAATCACCTACACTAATAAAGGATACTTGTAgtgtataaataacatcaaaaacAACAATCACCTACACTAGTAAAGGATACTTGTAGTGTATAAATAACATCACAAACAACAATCACCTACACTAGTAAAGGATACTTGTAGTGTATAAATAACATCACAAACAACAATCACCTACACTAATAAAGGATACTTGtagtgtataaataacattataaaaaacaattacCAACACTAATAAAGGATACTTGtaatgtataaataacatcaaaaacAACAATCACCAACACTAATAAAGGATACTTGtaatgtataaataacatcaaaaacAACAATCACCTACACTAATAAAGGATACTTGTagtgtataaataacattttaaacaacaatacctACACCTATGGAGAATTACAAAATTATCAATTATCCAATGATCAAGAGGAAACTGAATCTTGATTcctattttctatattataaaaaGAACAGGATGAGAGGACCcaagtttaagatttggaaaagtCTCTACTTAACATTGTTCTAGTTTTATAGTTATTGGAACATTGGGAGGGGTAGAGGCTGacattgtattttactttaaaagggGAATTTAGAgtatctaaaataataaatagaaagtgTGCAAGTACTGAAGGAGCAAATTCTGTTTGTATATGTTAAATCGTTTAtagcagaaatatttaaaaagttacacCTGGCTGGAATCTAACCATAaggtaaacaataaaaaacaaaccagataTTTTGGATAGGCCTATTACAGTTGATAGTCATTACCTGACGACATTCTATTACAGTTGATTGTCTTACCTGATGACATTTTATTACAGTTGATAGTATTACCTGATGACATTCTATTACAGTTGATAGTATTACCTGATGACATTCTATTACAGTTGATTGTCTTACCTGATGACATTCTATTACAGTTGATAGTCTTACCTGATGACATTCTATTACAGTTGATAGTCATTACCTGACGACATTCTATTACAGTTGATTGTCTTACCTGACGACATCCTATTACAGTTGATTGTCTTACCTGACGACATCCTATTACAGTTGATTGTCTTACCTGATGACATCCTATTACAGTTGATTGTCTTACCTGATGACATTTTATTACAGTTGATAGTATTACCTGATGACATCCTATTACAGTTGATAGTATTACCTGATGACATTCTATTACAGTTGATTGTCTTACCTGATGACATTCTATTACAGTTGATAGTATTACCTGATGACATCCTATTACAGTTGATTGTCTTACCTGATGACATTCTATTACAGTTGATAGTATTACCTGATGACATTCTATTACAGTTGATTGTCTTACCTGATGACATTCTATTACAGTTGATAGTATTACCTGATGACATTCTATTACAGTTGATTGTCTTACCTGATGACATTTTATTACAGTTGATAGTATTACCTGATGACATTCTATTACAGTTGATTGTCTTACCTGATGACATTCTATTACAGTTGATTGTCTTACCTGATGACATTCTATTACAGTTGATAGTCATTACCTGATGACATTTTATTACAGTTGATAGTATTACCTGATGACATTCTATTACAGTTGATTGTCTTACCTGATGACATTGATTTAAAATAAGTGTGTCTAGACTTGGATTATATGAACTCATTATCACCAATCCAACATCAGTTATATTCTGACAGAGGcttaagtttaggtaacgtagTTCCACAAACTTAATCCCCTTTAGCCCAACATCTCCAATGTGTATACAACCACAGAGGTCCAGTTCTCTTAACCCAGTTAAACATGTTAATGCTGGAGGAAATTGTCCAATTTGACCTGTATCCACTAAATGATCAGTCTGGCTTACAGGAAAATGTCCACACACATTGTCACCACTACATAAGCTTCCTTGAACTTCTCTGTACTGATCATTCCTACAAATGTTCCTATAAGCTACTCTTGAAGGTATTTGAAATAGCTGAAGATAGGGAGCTATGCCTTTCCCTCCAGTCAACCCTCTATCTGTAATCTCTTTACACCATGCTAGCTTCAAGCTGTGAAGAGAGACAAGAACACAAGATACTGCATGCAGACTTTTATCTGTTAATGTAAGACATGAACTCAAATCTAGATGTGTCAGGTTTGATAGCttataaacaaaatcacaaacaaTTTCATCAGTCACATTACAATAGCTGAGATTAATTGTATGGAGTTTAGGGTGACTCTCAAAACACAGTGCTTCTCTGAGACCTGCAGGCGTGACCTTTTCACAGGAGGAGAGGTCGAGGGTTTCCAGATTAACCAATCGGGACAATTCTTTAACACTCCGGTCAGTCAGATTGTGACATCGCCTGAGGCTCAAAGAACGAAGGTTGGTCAAGTAATCACAGACGTATATCAGAGCTTGATCTGTTAGTTGGTAGATTAAACTTAAATCGAGAACTCTGAGTTGTGGCTGATTCATACACAGCAACATGATGCCTGACTTTGAAAGTTGTTCACATGAGGACAAATACAGTTCCTCCAGCTGCAAACCCTCCAAGGAGGCCACAGCAGTAAGGGTTTTGTTATCTATGAGGGTTCTACCAAAGTTAAAGCTCGTTAGTTTGAATTTACGTTTTTCGATAAACTCCATGACCGTCTGGAAAGTAAAAACAGCACTAGAAGGAACTGACTTCATACCATCTGGGTAAAATCTGCGATAGATTCCAGGATGAAATGATATCTGGCAGCCACTAAGAGATATTCTTTCAAGGTTTGGAAGTACTTTGACTATTCTAGAAAACAAAGAGTCTGAAAGATATCTGTTGGATGCTAAATTAAGCTCTTTCACATTCTGCATTATGGCTCCCAGCTTTCCCGTATCCTGCATCCTCTCAAAAAGAGTTCCTGAAATGAACAAACCATTGCAACCATTTATGCCTAGAACTTGAAGATGAGGGCACTTAtgcaaaatgttaataaatacgtGAGTTGAGATGTCACAGCTGTGAAAGTCAAGACGTACGAGATTCTGACCCACATTTGTCCAAAACTCCTGATCATCCCACAGGATATCTACTTCCTTCACCACCAGGTGGGAAAAGCGTCGCTGACTCTTCTTCAACACCTCAAAAGCTGCTGCAGCATTATCACGTAAAACCAGTGCAATGTCTCCCAGGAGCTTGGCATCAAAGGAAGTGTAATACCACTGTCTACATACACAACTGGCTGTTAGCCTGTCAGATGGAGTTAGGTATTTGAATACTGATGTAAGTatctgaaaaacaaactgaaaattagttgttttttagaagatttgatatgtatttattgttataaagaacaagaagtattttatactttatacatCCAGTTACTTAAACAAATTGACTTTCATATATATATCAACACTAAGATTTACCCGAATCAAGTTGCTACTAATCCCCTGGTGTTAGAAAAATTAGAAACAGATAAATCACCAGGACCATACATTGTTCTTTTACAGGCTTGAAAGAATATGTAAACCTCTTTCTTCTTGGTAGGTCACGAGATGGTACTGCTATATTTAAATATGGCTACAAGTTACCCTGTAAGAAATGGTCAATTAGCCTTACTTCTGCAATGTGAGTTAACCTGTAAATAATGGTCAATTAATCTTCCTTCTGTAGTGCAAGTTAACCTGTAAATAATGATCAATTAACCTTCCTTCTGCAGTGCGAGTTACCCTATAAATAATGGTCAATTAGCATTATGTCTGTAGTGTGAGTAGCcttgtaaataatgttaaattactCTTACTTCTGTGGTGTGAGGTCCCCTTAACtaatggaaatatatttatgtctgtAGTGTTAGTTACCCTGTAAATAACAGTCAATTAACATTACTTCTGTAATGGGAAGGTTTCTAGTCTGATAGAAAAAAGTTTTTCAAAAGcatttagtgaaatattgatAAAACTGAAAGAGCAACCAttataacctgagcactttcaaaaggttcacctttcgaaagcactCAGGTTATAAGGGTtgctatttcagttttatcaaaacCTCTTGGACCTAcatgtttttagcacatcatgaatTCAATGAAATAtgatactataaaaaaaaaacatcaacatgAATTAACTAAAGTAAAATCTTGCCTTGCTGATCTGTTAATAGTTCTTTAGAATGTTACTTGTTACAACATGAATTAACTAAAGTAAAATCTTGTCTTGCTGATCTGTTAATTGTTCTTTAGAATGTTACTTGTTACAACTAGGATTATTTTATAGATGTAAGGGTTATGTTACATGGACTGGACTACTGGGATTATTCTATAGACGGAAGGATTATGTTACATGGACTGGAGTATTAGGATTATTCCAGTATTGGAAGGGTTATGTTACATGGATAGGTCAAGCTATAATAGCTCAtttatcttgaaaaataaaaataaaagttgattttattaatattaacaaggtTATCCAGTGGACTTACGGGAAAAAAACCCTTCAAGAACTGCATGGTCTCATGTTGTATGCATTAACTTCCAATCAGAGCAAGTAACACAATTCAAAGAAAAATGAGAATCACTGAGGTAATTACCATTATTATATTATGAGAATCACCATGGTAATATACTTCTATTATATTATGAGAATCACCACAATAATATACTTCTATTATATTATGAGAATCACCATGGtaatatactattattatattatgagaAACACCATGGtaatatactattattatattacgAGAATCACCATGGTAatacactattattatattatgagaATCACCATGGTAATATACTATTAtcatttgtttacatataaagataagaaaataatgttttactggTTTGGTATTGTTGATGCTAAGTTTCTGGCCATTAAGTAAGTAAGATTTGGCCAGTTTAGGAGACTTGGATTAGtacacatataacattaaaaatcataTAAGTAGGTACACTAAACagtttaatcaattattttaatgaaagcaaCAGTCAGAAATACCTTACTAAACACACAAACACTGTCCATTCCAAGTACTATCATAGTTTTAATGTTCATATCATCTAGCTTTTTAACACAGTACTGCCTTTcattcatgtaaaaaaaacagaGTATACTCCGATAATATACAAGCTACTTTGGTCTGCAATATGTTTTGATTCATGACTCTGAAGTTTATGAGCCACAAGATGGACACCAATGTAACTTATCAAGACATAAAGAAGTCTGGCTTCATGGGCTCAAACCAGACACTTTTGAGTCACAAGTAAACTGAGGACAATACGCCACTAACTGGGTTACGAGGTCTTGAAGCAAGTAATCCTCACCTTcactataataattaaacaagttGAAGAGAAAGGATGAAAAAAACAGATATCACATACATAAGGACTAAAGAAAGGTTTAATTACTTTAGTTTTGATTTGAGTATTGAGCgttcatattaaaaaacaaacaagaagaaacaTGTAAGGTTTGAAGAGATGATATATATCTTGAGTACACTAGAACTTGGAAGCTTTGACAATATCAACCTAGATTTGCTTTCTGGTAaaaacctattattttgttaGCACTGAGCTTATAGAATGGCCTACCTGAAGTCTGGTAATGGCACACTTTAACCTGAGCTGTGATGGTAGTGGTTGTCCTGATTGTGGTATGGAAAGGAAATACTTTAACCTAAGCCATTGACAGCAGTGATTGTTCTGATTGTGATATGGAAAGGACATACTTTAACCTAAGCCATTGACAGCAGTGATTGTTCTGATTGTGATATGGAAAGGACATACTTTAACCTGAGCTACTGACATTAGTGGTTGTTCTGACTATGAAAGTGTGACTTGAATGTTCACATTATTTCTCTGTCATCTATTTATTGTTATtgcttaaaaatacaaatttaatgtttgtattttgtttcaggTCTATGGTGCCTCATAATATGGTGTTCTTTGATACTTCTGTATGAAAGGTACATGGGTAAAAAAAGctacaaatacatttatttcttatgtttttaattattgatgAAAGATAGCATTTTTGAGCCTAGTATTACTGGGAAAAGTGAAATTCTTAAATAGACAGTAAAAATATAGAGAATTGTCTCACTCATCCAGAAACTGTGTTGGTAGACAAAATCTGTACACCAACTGTTGGAATCAATCCTCAGCCACTACCAAGTTGATACAAACAGATGACTTCTGTCAAACAGTAagattaaaagatataaaatagtgtttcaaaataaattttttgacCACCAATGAACCTGGCATATAATCTATGTCCATTGTATACATCTTGCATCTGAATTAATCATCAATTGGAACCAATACAAATCTAAGAGATAACTAATGTGATGTTTATGGAAAACTAACAACCTCAGTTTTGTTAGGTAATTATTTTGCTGTTAGTGTCATTGtattaacattattgtaacagtacAAGTCTTGTGTTACTGTACATAAAACCAATACACCATAACATCTGGATATTATAATGGTATTTACTTCTATCAATTTTCATCACTAAAATGAATGTTTGCCATCACCACCACTCATTGCCAGACCAAATACTGGAACTGTTTTGTCATTCTTTTAACCATCCCAAAACAGGGATCTCTTTTTGATTTGTGGCAACATAATACAACTTGTAGAACCTCAGTTTTATGGTTTGGTATGCTTAAGTTAATAAATCAGACAAGTGATACACATTCATAAAATTACACTCCACCAATGTAGTATAGTTCACCATGTAGCTATTATTGTCAGACTTTTCCCTACACAAACAGCACCTCAACCACTACTACATCTGTCATACTCCAGCTACTCTAAAATAGTCCTGGTAATTATATTGGTCAAAATACTTTGTTAACACTGAATAAACCATATATAGTGAGGCTAATATATTACTATACACTTTACTTTCTGCCAAGATTTTCTaccaataaaactataacaaatggATATTTAATGGAATACAAAATTTctgtatgataaaaaaaaatcactcatactaTTGGTATTACTGCAGTACTGGAAGAACCTTCAAGCTCAAAGACCATTTATTCCTAGAGTTAAATCTccttttaagtttaaattttactGATTTTTGGCATTAATTAAAAATAGTGGATCATGAAATGGTAAAAACCCATAACTACAACAGTACAACTACACTATGATGTAATATAAGATATACACAACAAAGAAGCTTACCTCTATAGGTAGAAACCCAAACGCCATTTTCTGATAAACTTGTATACTTTAAACCATAATGCAATAGCTAGTCTGCCCTAGTCACTCATAATTTGCattatatcttaaaattttaaattaatcgcgttataaatattatatttaatttataataaaaatcataCCAAATTCATAGAATGGACTATGgattatatcacaataatattagcttttaattaatatttatataatttatgaaagATTAACATGACAACATCAACCGTTTTAGTTCATAATCTCCATACGCTGAACTTTAAAATTTACACCATTCTCAACACTATCTCGACATTAATCTTTTAATAAAGATATACTTCTCTTCATTCTTCTGCTATCAACACAAGTTCGCCACCTATCCAGAAagtataaagatatttaaaaatgtttataaatttaatagcatCTATAACCTTCtgtctttaaaaattattttattcattatgagTGAGTTCTGCTTCGTCCGTTTATTGGAATTATAAACGGAAATGAAGTTAGCACAGTGCAGACAgaagtgtaaatattaataagatgtttaatgtaaaaaaaaaaagattatttttattgaaaactttGTACTATCTCAATCTCTTCCAATTTCTTTAAGAATTTCACATTTTTCCGATTACAGCGTCTATTAAATTGATCAGCTGAAAATACCATCGAGCGAAACGAGAAGCCAAGCGTTTATgatgaaaaaaaagaaggaaaaaagataattttatctGCTATTAAACACATTCACAGGTTTTTTACACATACACTAAAGAGGCTTTGTTTggaatttgaaagaaaaatataatagctTCTTGGAAAATGTTCATAATCTATGGGTTGTCATtaaagaacagtttgtttgtttgtttgtttgttcctaatttagcaatgtacgactagagggaaagcaactagtcatcaccacccaccgccaactcttaggctactcttttaccaatgaatagtgggatttactgtcacattataacacccccacagctgaaagggagagcatgtttggtgcgatggttTTTACATATACACTAAAGAGGCTTTGTTTggaatttgaaagaaaaatataataacttctTGGAAAATGTTCATAATCTATGGGTTGTCATTagagaacagtttgtttgtttgtttgttttttaatttcgcgcaaagctacacgagggctatctgcgctagccgttcctaatttagcaatgtaagactagagggaaagcaactagtcatcaccacccaccgccaactcttaggctactcttttaccaatgaatagtgggattgaccgtcacattataacacccccatagctgaaagggggagcatgtttggtgcgatggggattcgaacccgcgactctcagattacgaatcaaacgccttaacccacctggccatgccaggcccgttagAGAATAGATCCCACGTCTATTAATTCACATTTCGCTGGAACGAAGAAGTAGAAGgactgagtaaaaaaaaaagaaaaagaatatttttcatcATTACAGAGACACAAAACTTTATAAGTTATAGTGAAGATTCAATGATAACATAACAGCTAAAATGTAACTTAATGTGGTGGTTTTAAAAAAGCAATGAAGACGTAATATAGTTTCCAAAACTAACCCTAAATGTTAGATATCTTTGAAGgaaagataatgaaaaataaattaataagttaaaatGAAAGACAAAGTCTTTACTTTCGTacacttttcttttaaaactgtAGGAAAGACTACTAGAAATGTAACATGTATTATAATTACATTGTGAAATAGTCAGACAAAATTACGTTGTTATTTCTTTCAGACACCCTTTGATAACTTGTAAGCTAAAAATGAAGAGAAAATGATAACAAAGGAAACTGACTCTCAAATCAAATGTTCCCGCTGCTTATAAAACATGCGGTCATTCTGAACATATAGCTAAATTCTTTCGCGATCGTATAAATTTTTCTCTCAATAAgaataactgttttataataacatgacaaacctgacgatgaccgaagaaggtcgaaacgttgttcgctcttctacataaaaatgttctcaacctaaaccaaccgtttttacatatatgttttataataaacctaCAACCTAGGATAGTACAAAGAGAGAATGGTTCTTCCTGGGTGGCAAAAATACGTATAAAGGCTAAAGTGACGTCCAAGACATTATTGTTTTCGTTCCCACCCCTTTATTTTGCAATCTAACAGTATTTGGTGGGGTTTTCTAATCGTTAGGCTGTTTGTATTTTCAAACTTGACCATGAActagataaagaaaaacattgaacATAGCGCGGGCCATAGTCAATGTGCCAGACTATAGATCTGGGATCCAGCAGTTTGCGCCTTATTACAGCCGAATAAAAAATAGAACTTCACATTGTTTTACCTGTAGATACATTGTATGATTGACATTAAAATTCCACTATCTAATTAGAGCAGTGAAAGTGTTGGCAGAAGGTGGTGTTagttagctgctttccttctcttttataattgtaaaattatgGTCTTATATCATGTATAATTAagagttaaaaacataaaaacaggcGTTTTTTGGCACAAAAAGATAAATTCTTCATTATTAGTTAGAACCAACTAGTTTCAGTAACACAAGTTACTATCATCAAGGTTAATATCTAATGTAGTAGCGTAATAATCTTGAAAAGAGGTCAATGTGGGTAACTATCAAATATCTtggtgtgaaattcaacaaataaacagaatataagTGGTGCTAGAATATCTTTCACAACTTGTACATCTATCTTATCATCCAGACAGAGGCTTAGTATCCAACATATATTCTGGAATGAGAAACCAAATTGATGATTAAAAAATggtagctagcgcagatagctctcaagtagcttttcgcaaaattcaaaacaaacaaattaaaataaataaaatttagctctacaaatataaatgaaatgttgTTAAGTTTTTGCATTTacgattttattttttcaataaccaGGAATTTAAGTAAGTAATAGGAGTTCCAACGTTCCTAGGGTAATAGCTCTCTGCTAGCACAGCAGCATGtcgtcggatttacaacgcagaatcagcggttcaattcgcctgggtgggctcagcagatagctccatctgactttgctataagaaaatacacactccTAGGAAATTGAAAACA comes from Tachypleus tridentatus isolate NWPU-2018 chromosome 12, ASM421037v1, whole genome shotgun sequence and encodes:
- the LOC143234771 gene encoding uncharacterized protein LOC143234771 isoform X4, with translation MVFELEGSSSTAVIPIILTSVFKYLTPSDRLTASCVCRQWYYTSFDAKLLGDIALVLRDNAAAAFEVLKKSQRRFSHLVVKEVDILWDDQEFWTNVGQNLVRLDFHSCDISTHVFINILHKCPHLQVLGINGCNGLFISGTLFERMQDTGKLGAIMQNVKELNLASNRYLSDSLFSRIVKVLPNLERISLSGCQISFHPGIYRRFYPDGMKSVPSSAVFTFQTVMEFIEKRKFKLTSFNFGRTLIDNKTLTAVASLEGLQLEELYLSSCEQLSKSGIMLLCMNQPQLRVLDLSLIYQLTDQALIYVCDYLTNLRSLSLRRCHNLTDRSVKELSRLVNLETLDLSSCEKVTPAGLREALCFESHPKLHTINLSYCNVTDEIVCDFVYKLSNLTHLDLSSCLTLTDKSLHAVSCVLVSLHSLKLAWCKEITDRGLTGGKGIAPYLQLFQIPSRVAYRNICRNDQYREVQGSLCSGDNVCGHFPVSQTDHLVDTGQIGQFPPALTCLTGLRELDLCGCIHIGDVGLKGIKFVELRYLNLSLCQNITDVGLVIMSSYNPSLDTLILNQCHQVRQSTVIECHQVILSTVIKCHQVMTINCNRMSSGKTINCNRMSSGKTINCNRMSSGNTINCNKMSSGKTINCNRMSSGNTINCNRMSSGKTINCNRMSSGNTINCNRMSSGKTINCNRMSSGNTINCNRMSSGKTINCNRMSSGNTINCNRMSSGNTINCNKMSSGKTINCNRMSSGKTINCNRMSSGKTINCNRMSSGKTINCNRMSSGNDYQL
- the LOC143234771 gene encoding uncharacterized protein LOC143234771 isoform X6, translating into MVFELEGSSSTAVIPIILTSVFKYLTPSDRLTASCVCRQWYYTSFDAKLLGDIALVLRDNAAAAFEVLKKSQRRFSHLVVKEVDILWDDQEFWTNVGQNLVRLDFHSCDISTHVFINILHKCPHLQVLGINGCNGLFISGTLFERMQDTGKLGAIMQNVKELNLASNRYLSDSLFSRIVKVLPNLERISLSGCQISFHPGIYRRFYPDGMKSVPSSAVFTFQTVMEFIEKRKFKLTSFNFGRTLIDNKTLTAVASLEGLQLEELYLSSCEQLSKSGIMLLCMNQPQLRVLDLSLIYQLTDQALIYVCDYLTNLRSLSLRRCHNLTDRSVKELSRLVNLETLDLSSCEKVTPAGLREALCFESHPKLHTINLSYCNVTDEIVCDFVYKLSNLTHLDLSSCLTLTDKSLHAVSCVLVSLHSLKLAWCKEITDRGLTGGKGIAPYLQLFQIPSRVAYRNICRNDQYREVQGSLCSGDNVCGHFPVSQTDHLVDTGQIGQFPPALTCLTGLRELDLCGCIHIGDVGLKGIKFVELRYLNLSLCQNITDVGLVIMSSYNPSLDTLILNQCHQVRQSTVIECHQVILSTVIKCHQVMTINCNRMSSGKTINCNRMSSGKTINCNRMSSGNTINCNKMSSGKTINCNRMSSGNTINCNRMSSGKTINCNRMSSGNTINCNRMSSGKTINCNRMSSGNTINCNRMSSGKTINCNRMSSGNTINCNRMSSGNTINCNKMSSGKTINCNRMSSGKTINCNRMSSGKTINCNRMSSGNDYQL
- the LOC143234771 gene encoding uncharacterized protein LOC143234771 isoform X5, with translation MAFGFLPIEILTSVFKYLTPSDRLTASCVCRQWYYTSFDAKLLGDIALVLRDNAAAAFEVLKKSQRRFSHLVVKEVDILWDDQEFWTNVGQNLVRLDFHSCDISTHVFINILHKCPHLQVLGINGCNGLFISGTLFERMQDTGKLGAIMQNVKELNLASNRYLSDSLFSRIVKVLPNLERISLSGCQISFHPGIYRRFYPDGMKSVPSSAVFTFQTVMEFIEKRKFKLTSFNFGRTLIDNKTLTAVASLEGLQLEELYLSSCEQLSKSGIMLLCMNQPQLRVLDLSLIYQLTDQALIYVCDYLTNLRSLSLRRCHNLTDRSVKELSRLVNLETLDLSSCEKVTPAGLREALCFESHPKLHTINLSYCNVTDEIVCDFVYKLSNLTHLDLSSCLTLTDKSLHAVSCVLVSLHSLKLAWCKEITDRGLTGGKGIAPYLQLFQIPSRVAYRNICRNDQYREVQGSLCSGDNVCGHFPVSQTDHLVDTGQIGQFPPALTCLTGLRELDLCGCIHIGDVGLKGIKFVELRYLNLSLCQNITDVGLVIMSSYNPSLDTLILNQCHQVRQSTVIECHQVILSTVIKCHQVMTINCNRMSSGKTINCNRMSSGKTINCNRMSSGNTINCNKMSSGKTINCNRMSSGNTINCNRMSSGKTINCNRMSSGNTINCNRMSSGKTINCNRMSSGNTINCNRMSSGKTINCNRMSSGNTINCNRMSSGNTINCNKMSSGKTINCNRMSSGKTINCNRMSSGKTINCNRMSSGKTINCNRMSSGNDYQL